The following proteins come from a genomic window of Sorghum bicolor cultivar BTx623 chromosome 3, Sorghum_bicolor_NCBIv3, whole genome shotgun sequence:
- the LOC8086301 gene encoding peroxidase 1, which produces MSPAASKGGRMGGGAVAAAAMAAAAVLLCLQLPAVARGQLQVGFYNTSCPNAESLVQQAVASAFANDSGIAAGLIRLHFHDCFVRGCDASVLLTSPNNTAERDAPPNNPSLRGFQVIDAAKAAVEQSCPQTVSCADIVAFAARDSINLTGNLAYQVPSGRRDGNVSLLSDANTNLPAPTFNASQLVAGFAAKNLTDEEMVILSGAHTVGRSFCTAFLPRIYNGSTPIVDTGLSAGYATLLQALCPSNANSSTPTTTVIDPSTPAVLDNNYYKLLPLNMGLFFSDNQLRVNSTLNASVNSFAANETLWKEKFVAAMIKMGNIEVLTGSQGEIRLNCSVVNNGSSSSSSSVGIQQTTASLDEIATS; this is translated from the exons ATGTCTCCGGCTGCAAGCAAGGGAGGAAGAATGGGCGGTGGTGCGGTGGCGGCagcggccatggcggccgccgCTGTGCTGCTGTGCCTCCAGCTGCCGGCGGTGGCCCGTGGCCAGCTGCAGGTGGGGTTCTACAACACGAGCTGCCCCAACGCTGAGTCCCTGGTCCAGCAGGCCGTGGCCAGCGCTTTCGCCAACGACTCCGGCATCGCCGCCGGCCTCATCCGCCTCCATTTCCACGACTGCTTCGTCAGG GGCTGTGACGCGTCGGTGCTGCTGACCTCCCCGAACAACACGGCGGAGCGCGACGCGCCGCCCAACAACCCGAGCCTCCGCGGGTTCCAGGTGATCGACGCGGCCAAGGCGGCGGTGGAGCAGAGCTGCCCGCAGACGGTGTCGTGCGCGGACATCGTGGCGTTCGCGGCGCGCGACAGCATCAACCTCACGGGCAACCTCGCGTACCAGGTGCCCTCGGGCCGCCGCGACGGCAACGTCTCCCTCCTCTCCGACGCCAACACCAACCTCCCCGCGCCGACGTTCAACGCGTCCCAGCTGGTGGCCGGCTTCGCGGCCAAGAACCTCACCGACGAGGAGATGGTCATCCTCTCCGGCGCACACACCGTCGGACGCTCCTTCTGCACCGCATTCCTCCCGCGCATCTACAACGGATCCACCCCGATC GTTGACACGGGGCTGAGCGCAGGGTACGCCACGCTGCTGCAAGCGCTGTGCCCGTCCAACGCCAACTCgtcgacgccgacgacgacggtgaTCGACCCGAGCACGCCGGCGGTGCtggacaacaactactacaagctGCTGCCGCTCAACATGGGCCTCTTCTTCTCCGACAACCAGCTGCGGGTCAACTCCACGCTCAACGCCTCCGTCAACAGCTTCGCGGCCAACGAGACGCTCTGGAAGGAGAAGTTCGTCGCCGCCATGATCAAGATGGGGAACATCGAGGTGCTCACGGGGAGCCAGGGAGAGATCAGGCTCAACTGCAGCGTCGTCAACAacggctcctcgtcgtcgtcgtcgtcggtgggGATCCAGCAGACCACCGCGTCCCTCGATGAGATCGCCACGAGCTGA